The following are encoded together in the Methylomonas methanica MC09 genome:
- a CDS encoding DUF3806 domain-containing protein, protein MEQKVEELSSEDIARVEAQRKWVREHYPPESEEKYRTLDGKLMLLDAILKNKWIERNETLKLQCLGITFGDALAQKLDLKWVAVEDEYGRDPALKVEGTSIVTFPLTSISKRIENGEEVDVFKLFENACAKINELKQQLA, encoded by the coding sequence ATGGAACAAAAAGTAGAAGAGCTATCGTCAGAGGACATTGCGAGGGTTGAGGCTCAAAGAAAATGGGTTCGGGAGCACTATCCGCCTGAGTCTGAAGAAAAATACCGAACCCTTGATGGGAAGCTCATGCTTTTGGACGCCATACTGAAAAACAAATGGATCGAGCGTAACGAAACGTTAAAACTCCAGTGCTTGGGGATCACATTCGGCGACGCACTAGCACAAAAGTTAGACTTAAAATGGGTCGCTGTTGAAGACGAATATGGCCGTGATCCAGCGCTCAAAGTGGAAGGGACATCAATAGTTACATTTCCCCTTACTTCCATTTCAAAACGAATCGAGAACGGTGAGGAAGTTGATGTTTTTAAATTGTTTGAAAATGCTTGTGCAAAAATCAATGAGCTCAAACAACAGCTGGCATAA
- a CDS encoding Fic family protein, with the protein MDIFKEVIDIDRLKPKGVTLDYLDEVDESVKEIDSQRPLAADITQKLQEEILFDRVHASAVIEGNSLSRRETIVVLSSGVLEAGSRKDQQEVINLADACVYLQDCLDNNVELSVHLIKELHQKLLTDIDNQNAGRFRGEDVAISGAKLSPPSHLDVQALVQSIVDAERQENIHPIQKAAWIHWAFARVHPFIDGNGRMARLLQDFVLLKNRYVPASVQPEDREKNYYEALEQTDLGSGEELLEVIAKNVLRMSQRYLVIIRNEKSRTSWVKGIAKAASEKVRQTEHREFLVSQKSFDLLKLEFSNLCAELNIELSDMYVGFKDYGSIDFEKYQELKNKGRANQTWFFGLRFAYGEIDQRFIFWFGKHYSSSNDYKNFDHNEVCLLISMQDGAGSNKKLDDYESEDRITLRELILQGRDFSRRRYNPVTKKAEWDSQVTPTDIAQTFITEVLAKMGLV; encoded by the coding sequence ATGGATATTTTTAAAGAAGTAATAGATATAGATCGATTAAAGCCGAAAGGAGTTACATTAGATTATCTTGATGAAGTAGATGAGAGTGTTAAAGAAATCGATTCTCAAAGACCTCTTGCTGCAGATATTACTCAGAAACTTCAGGAAGAAATTCTATTTGATCGAGTACATGCTTCGGCCGTCATTGAAGGAAATTCGCTGTCAAGAAGAGAAACAATTGTAGTCCTTAGCTCTGGTGTACTTGAAGCCGGTTCGAGAAAAGACCAGCAAGAAGTGATCAATCTGGCAGATGCATGTGTTTATCTTCAGGACTGTCTTGATAACAATGTAGAGCTTAGTGTACACCTTATAAAAGAACTACATCAAAAACTGTTAACAGACATTGATAACCAAAATGCGGGTAGGTTTAGGGGGGAAGACGTTGCTATATCTGGAGCAAAATTGAGCCCTCCAAGTCACCTTGATGTTCAAGCCTTAGTGCAAAGCATTGTGGATGCTGAACGACAAGAAAATATTCACCCAATCCAAAAGGCGGCCTGGATACATTGGGCGTTTGCGCGAGTTCACCCTTTTATTGATGGTAACGGCAGGATGGCAAGACTTCTACAAGACTTTGTTCTCCTGAAAAACAGGTATGTCCCTGCTTCTGTTCAGCCTGAAGATAGAGAAAAGAACTACTATGAAGCACTAGAACAAACAGATTTAGGGAGTGGAGAGGAGTTATTAGAGGTCATTGCTAAAAATGTACTCCGAATGTCTCAAAGATACCTTGTGATAATTAGGAATGAAAAGTCGAGAACTAGCTGGGTTAAGGGGATTGCAAAAGCTGCTTCGGAGAAAGTCCGTCAAACAGAGCATAGAGAGTTTCTAGTTTCTCAAAAAAGTTTTGACCTTCTTAAGCTTGAATTCTCTAATCTCTGTGCGGAATTAAATATTGAGCTAAGTGATATGTACGTAGGGTTTAAGGATTACGGAAGTATTGATTTCGAAAAATATCAAGAATTAAAGAATAAGGGCAGAGCCAATCAAACATGGTTTTTTGGATTGCGGTTTGCTTATGGGGAAATTGATCAAAGGTTTATATTTTGGTTTGGTAAACATTACTCCTCTTCAAATGATTATAAGAACTTCGATCATAATGAGGTATGTCTTCTGATATCAATGCAAGATGGTGCTGGAAGCAACAAAAAATTAGATGATTACGAGTCTGAAGACAGGATCACCCTTCGAGAACTAATACTGCAAGGCCGGGATTTTTCAAGGCGTAGATATAATCCTGTGACAAAAAAGGCGGAATGGGATTCTCAAGTAACACCAACTGACATAGCTCAAACGTTTATTACGGAGGTACTGGCAAAAATGGGGCTAGTTTAG
- a CDS encoding HEPN domain-containing protein, protein MGKRDFTTDDATTRDLLLYGRDHIKAAITLAKTNDASLYDSAAFLYHLGLEMILKTILLHESGKFQDEHKLVVLAENINKYKNGLISNGLMTKYDALDQFWNIKYPNRKIPVEIGDDDFIEFENMINATWELVAVDVRESIFQHEESKFFDTEVVEKGGRILMERPIL, encoded by the coding sequence ATGGGAAAACGTGACTTTACTACAGATGATGCAACAACAAGAGACCTTCTTTTGTATGGTCGAGATCACATCAAGGCTGCAATAACTCTTGCAAAAACCAATGATGCATCATTATATGATTCGGCGGCATTTCTTTATCATCTCGGCCTGGAGATGATACTTAAAACGATTTTGTTACATGAAAGCGGTAAGTTCCAAGATGAACATAAGCTTGTTGTGTTAGCTGAGAATATCAATAAGTACAAAAACGGTCTAATATCTAACGGACTCATGACTAAATACGATGCATTAGATCAGTTCTGGAATATTAAATACCCAAACAGAAAAATTCCAGTTGAAATTGGTGATGATGATTTTATTGAATTCGAGAATATGATTAATGCTACCTGGGAGTTGGTTGCAGTCGATGTTAGAGAATCAATCTTTCAACATGAAGAAAGCAAATTTTTTGACACGGAGGTTGTTGAAAAAGGTGGGCGCATATTAATGGAGCGCCCAATACTTTGA
- a CDS encoding phage integrase N-terminal SAM-like domain-containing protein: MKSYRGWARHLQTFTKSKDYQTLTQQDVVAFLSYLAVEKNVSASSQNQAFNALLFLFKHVLQKDFGNIQGVARAKRKPYIPVVLSREEIELIFDRLDEPIDLIAKLLFGCGLRLFECLNLRVQCFNFDAGVLTVHNGKGQKDRTVPLPQSLIPALKQQLQKIAALHDADLKAHYAGVFLPDQLGSKYKNAAKEFIWQWFFPQSSLTLIPDTLEHKR, encoded by the coding sequence TTGAAATCTTATCGCGGCTGGGCACGGCATTTACAAACATTTACCAAAAGCAAAGACTATCAAACGTTGACTCAGCAAGACGTGGTGGCATTTTTGAGTTATCTCGCCGTTGAAAAAAACGTATCGGCCTCTAGTCAAAATCAGGCTTTCAATGCATTGTTGTTTTTGTTCAAACACGTCTTGCAAAAAGATTTCGGTAACATCCAAGGTGTCGCCAGGGCGAAACGTAAGCCGTATATTCCTGTCGTATTATCCCGAGAAGAAATCGAGTTGATTTTCGATCGTCTCGACGAACCGATAGACCTCATCGCCAAGCTTTTATTCGGTTGTGGACTTCGGTTATTCGAATGCTTGAACCTGCGTGTGCAATGCTTTAATTTCGATGCCGGCGTATTGACCGTTCATAATGGCAAAGGTCAAAAGGATCGTACGGTGCCGTTGCCTCAATCGTTAATACCGGCATTAAAACAACAATTACAGAAAATCGCCGCTCTCCATGATGCCGATTTAAAAGCACACTATGCCGGAGTGTTCTTGCCGGATCAATTGGGAAGTAAGTATAAAAACGCTGCGAAGGAATTTATTTGGCAGTGGTTCTTTCCGCAGTCATCATTAACATTAATCCCCGATACATTGGAGCATAAGCGCTAG
- a CDS encoding tyrosine-type recombinase/integrase, which yields MQKAIKRAVNSAKIPKRASAHTLRHSFASHLLEANYDIRTIQELLGHSDVRTTMIYTHTVQSRTLKQAKSPLDFDVNPK from the coding sequence GTGCAAAAGGCAATTAAGCGCGCGGTCAATAGCGCCAAAATACCTAAACGGGCGAGCGCCCATACCCTCAGGCATTCTTTCGCCAGCCATTTATTGGAAGCGAACTACGATATTCGTACCATTCAAGAATTGCTTGGGCATAGCGATGTTAGAACAACGATGATCTATACCCATACCGTACAAAGCAGAACGCTCAAACAGGCCAAAAGTCCTTTAGATTTCGATGTAAATCCGAAATAG
- a CDS encoding CsbD family protein: MNKDQVKGRVEEVKGKVKEAAGVILDDKGLEIEGNVRKNVGKVQSGLGDLKQDIEKNN; the protein is encoded by the coding sequence ATGAACAAAGATCAAGTGAAAGGCCGTGTTGAAGAAGTCAAAGGAAAAGTCAAGGAAGCCGCCGGCGTCATACTGGACGACAAGGGGCTTGAGATCGAAGGCAATGTCCGGAAGAATGTCGGCAAAGTCCAGTCGGGCTTGGGTGATTTGAAGCAGGATATTGAAAAAAATAATTAA
- a CDS encoding lmo0937 family membrane protein has product MLETIAILLIIGWVLGLVSSYTLGGFIHILLVIAVIVVAIRVIQGRRPL; this is encoded by the coding sequence ATGCTTGAAACAATTGCAATCCTGCTGATTATCGGTTGGGTGCTTGGTTTGGTCTCTTCGTACACGCTGGGCGGATTTATTCACATACTGTTGGTAATTGCGGTGATCGTGGTCGCGATTCGGGTTATTCAAGGCCGGCGGCCACTGTAG
- a CDS encoding IS3 family transposase (programmed frameshift), producing MKQERRSFDAAFKLQVVKMVQDQGLTVTQVCQELKLGETAVRRWLKQVEAEQNGQPGIGKPLTPDQQRIRQLELENRQLRADNELLKKGFGLLCPGTAMKHQVIQQLTSEKAITIQQGCKLLGVSRSGLYAARRRVRQPQALCGTRVRLRSVFEATGQCYGSRRLRKELAAEGIEIGRHRVRSLMKELQLKPIWKPKFVHTTDSDHNLPVYENVLDRQFEQAEANRAWVSDITYIRTLSGWLYLAVVLDLYSRKIVGWAMAPNMPAELVCTALQIAVAQRRPPPGLIVHSDRGSQYASHEYRDLLTRHGLQGSMSRKGNCWDNAVMERFFLNLKMERVWRRQYANHTEATRDITDYIVNFYNSRRRHSALGYLPPNGYEMKMAEQQLICVSEKS from the exons ATGAAACAAGAAAGGCGAAGTTTTGATGCGGCGTTCAAGCTGCAGGTGGTGAAGATGGTCCAGGATCAGGGCCTGACGGTGACGCAGGTTTGCCAGGAGCTCAAGTTGGGCGAGACGGCAGTACGTCGTTGGCTGAAGCAGGTGGAGGCTGAGCAAAATGGCCAGCCGGGCATTGGCAAGCCGTTAACCCCTGATCAGCAGCGAATTCGGCAGCTGGAATTGGAAAATCGGCAATTGCGTGCGGATAACGAATTACTAAAAAAGG GCTTCGGCCTTCTTTGCCCGGGAACTGCGATGAAACATCAAGTTATTCAACAGTTAACGTCAGAGAAGGCCATTACGATACAGCAGGGTTGCAAGTTGCTAGGCGTCAGCCGTTCGGGATTGTATGCAGCCCGACGGCGAGTTCGTCAGCCTCAAGCGCTTTGCGGCACGCGGGTTCGATTGCGCAGTGTGTTCGAAGCGACCGGTCAATGCTATGGGAGTCGCCGTCTACGCAAGGAGCTGGCTGCAGAGGGGATCGAGATCGGGCGTCATCGCGTGCGAAGCCTGATGAAGGAACTCCAGCTCAAGCCGATCTGGAAACCCAAATTCGTGCACACCACCGACAGCGACCACAATCTGCCGGTGTACGAGAACGTTCTGGATCGCCAGTTTGAGCAGGCCGAGGCCAACCGGGCCTGGGTTTCGGACATCACCTACATTCGGACCCTGAGCGGTTGGCTGTATCTGGCGGTGGTGCTGGACTTGTATTCGCGCAAAATCGTCGGCTGGGCCATGGCGCCCAATATGCCGGCGGAGCTGGTCTGTACCGCCTTGCAGATTGCCGTTGCCCAGCGGAGGCCTCCGCCAGGCTTGATTGTACATTCTGATCGAGGCAGCCAGTACGCGAGTCACGAGTACCGGGATTTACTGACGCGCCATGGCTTACAAGGCAGTATGAGTCGTAAAGGCAATTGTTGGGACAATGCGGTGATGGAGCGCTTCTTTCTCAATCTGAAAATGGAGCGCGTCTGGCGCCGCCAGTATGCTAACCATACCGAGGCTACACGCGATATAACCGACTACATAGTCAATTTCTACAACAGTCGGCGCCGCCATTCGGCGTTGGGTTACCTGCCGCCCAATGGCTATGAAATGAAAATGGCAGAGCAACAACTTATTTGTGTGTCCGAAAAAAGTTGA
- a CDS encoding OmpA family protein: MDNRWYVAPFATYIETGGDRKAADGWGGGLGVGKIIDKHFNAELRGFYQGFGGTNGPWDLAGGTADLQYYFFRDKFSPYAVVGLGAMNTCASANCGIGFIGEAGLGVSYEVNDNLLIRSDVRYRYNNNFNAHVQPGTDEFHDMTVNLGVVIPFGEKPKYVAQAEPHAIAPPVADCSTRDSDADGVNDCLDKCPGTITGSTVGLNGCAVRLILKGEHFKYDSAELTLNAKEILDGVAGSLTAYPQKNDIEVQGHASSEGSDNYNMKLSQRRAHSVVEYLKMKGVTNKLIAKGYGETQPIADNATEAGRSENRRVELIWIEE; this comes from the coding sequence CTGGATAATCGCTGGTATGTAGCGCCCTTTGCCACCTATATCGAAACAGGCGGCGATCGTAAAGCCGCGGATGGCTGGGGTGGCGGTTTGGGCGTCGGTAAAATCATCGACAAACATTTCAACGCGGAGTTGAGAGGTTTTTATCAAGGCTTCGGCGGTACCAACGGGCCGTGGGATTTGGCGGGCGGCACCGCCGATCTGCAATATTATTTCTTCCGCGATAAATTCTCGCCTTATGCGGTTGTGGGATTGGGCGCCATGAATACCTGCGCTTCCGCAAATTGCGGCATAGGTTTTATCGGCGAAGCCGGCTTGGGCGTAAGCTACGAGGTGAACGACAACTTGTTGATCCGCAGTGATGTCCGTTACCGTTACAATAACAACTTCAACGCCCACGTACAGCCCGGCACCGATGAATTTCATGACATGACGGTGAACCTGGGCGTGGTGATTCCATTTGGCGAAAAGCCTAAATATGTGGCACAAGCTGAACCCCATGCCATAGCGCCACCGGTTGCGGATTGCTCCACCCGCGATTCGGATGCGGACGGTGTTAACGACTGCCTGGACAAGTGTCCCGGCACTATAACAGGCAGCACCGTAGGCCTTAACGGCTGTGCGGTCAGGCTGATCCTGAAAGGCGAACACTTTAAATACGATTCCGCCGAGTTAACCTTGAATGCCAAGGAGATACTGGATGGCGTTGCCGGCAGCCTGACTGCCTATCCGCAGAAAAATGATATTGAAGTGCAAGGACACGCCAGCAGCGAAGGTTCCGATAATTACAACATGAAACTGTCGCAACGGCGCGCGCACTCTGTGGTTGAATACCTGAAAATGAAAGGTGTTACCAATAAACTGATTGCGAAAGGTTATGGCGAAACCCAGCCGATTGCCGATAACGCCACAGAAGCGGGTCGATCTGAAAACCGTCGTGTCGAGTTAATCTGGATCGAAGAGTAA